A genome region from Novipirellula caenicola includes the following:
- the rplX gene encoding 50S ribosomal protein L24, whose amino-acid sequence MFFRVDDEVQVTAGADKGHKGKILKIDRKENKVVVEGAGRVWKHVRRSQKNPQGGRLNKEMPISASNVMLIDPTTGAPTRVGVRYLADGSKERYAKKSGASLGKVAPARAQYASK is encoded by the coding sequence ATGTTTTTCCGCGTTGATGATGAAGTCCAAGTGACGGCGGGTGCCGACAAAGGGCACAAAGGAAAGATCCTGAAGATCGATCGTAAAGAAAATAAGGTGGTCGTCGAGGGTGCTGGCCGAGTTTGGAAGCACGTTCGCCGCAGCCAAAAAAATCCACAAGGTGGGCGTCTGAACAAAGAGATGCCAATCTCGGCAAGCAACGTGATGTTGATTGATCCGACCACCGGAGCTCCCACCCGCGTTGGCGTTCGCTACTTGGCCGACGGCAGCAAAGAACGATACGCCAAAAAGAGTGGTGCATCGTTGGGCAAAGTGGCTCCTGCACGAGCCCAATACGCGTCGAAGTAG
- a CDS encoding PQQ-binding-like beta-propeller repeat protein: MLTLINMDRFRYHTACLFLVFTAVAVEDCWGQGFFRPIGGAQSGRFIEAPRNMQQQLREAERSIENENYSDAVVRLGDLLQRDIRSIDDSELNGQDFFLDASDASENKKRFTESLFRHARDMVGGLPSKAREMYELRYGPLARKMLDDAAASRDWRVVTEVRRKYFHTDAGYDATLLLAKREFYAGHALAASLLLDDIVDVPAAISRLGESVKLFDAAARHISGRDVAEVSLRGTSITVNGESEPLPDSDELAAWIEQRFGSGESVDRSDADYSIFGGEPSRNELSQGEMPLENERWMLDTTASPRQGRTLREIASNLSISGKLPPPSWTPIRVGNQLLMRTTERLVGVDYLSGKRVWMYPWFSAQQSHHSTEIDFDAIPGEDDAADLLTQRVWNDLPYGEISSDGTRVFMVDDLGQVEMASFSPIMGMRGTRPTDSSSNTLVALDLATEGKLLWRLGKGEDTASTLSDAFFLGPPLPLDGRLYTIVEIAGDILLVCLEPATGEELWRQHLVAVETGGIETDPIRRVAGATPTFHEGVLICPTGAGAMVAIDLADRMLRWGVVFNRNDEFARSMSGRGRGVETVPLMQRWHNGAPIASGQSLLVTPIESDRLIGLDVISGESLFPEKNRITMRYLAGIRDGKFFLVGTNQISAYDLKTGNNLWTSNSDLLSVGQTISGRGVFGEDFYLLPTSSNEIIKVSLEDGTVLGRRMLRFQLGNLVAAQGELMSQGATSIAVAYGEASLEPKIEQALRRNPEDIQALIHKAELLIQRGQRDEALDLLAKARVQEPDNDTALMLSVAAMLDSLRESPEVDGELVETLDQLIYQPEQRVELLALRVRAALQNNQHLDAAKYMLKLSDVVTMEPASKDAANRIVSDVTRQCSLDAWLAARSAELASRMDESERASINELFKETFAEKQHSPNNLLWQLIQQFGPLPASDLIRNELSSRLEKDQEWLRAYSLQLGSRYATEEQLKTLPTERLFHLAKIHSLSGYAEDALHMINLLRERKDGPDAESLDQIEAATRPLVKTHTWPDTATLKWEPRPSRMRATMALNQQVSETKILAGREFQGWRLVSEGAFALALRNPQGYPRGIPLDLENRQRDMGQNEAMIAGGVMIVVTPNALVAVDLHRLDSQANESVLWRHSLSSDDSPLLKRRSNPTRFGDQVFQYLINGASARNLVPTFDLGPILGDRVLALQGGELMSLDLLSKETQWRNSDAPISGVVLSDGNEVAVVSDSEKKVVFFNLHDGAKLRETAWEHGQIWSSIGEHVLSYLPTGTSREYEIRLFNPFTNKVKLSKRANEANRTNENIPASYGRLVGGRYLTLLDTEGNAAIWDLISAEEISSLTLPAYPDLIGLHAMVLEDKCFLLPMRRPQTSDVPPTSQLHTRQGNDHETTDAIFAISLNDGKSLWQKEFEEPWGCTIHQPDATPVVLLTRGRSIFPNPRVRTRTLDFLALDVDDGHEVNSVIGKDVPSHTNELETQTKLPPGQDLMIVDIGIEKLQLNFDPKDDVDDQSDVAPGDSPLREEDDPS; the protein is encoded by the coding sequence GTGCTCACGTTGATCAATATGGACCGATTTCGTTACCACACGGCTTGCCTGTTCCTCGTTTTTACCGCAGTTGCGGTCGAGGATTGTTGGGGACAAGGCTTCTTTCGCCCAATTGGCGGTGCCCAATCAGGACGTTTCATCGAAGCACCGCGGAACATGCAGCAACAACTGCGTGAAGCCGAGCGATCGATTGAGAACGAAAACTACAGTGACGCCGTGGTCCGGCTCGGCGACTTGCTACAACGCGACATCCGATCGATCGACGACAGCGAGCTCAATGGCCAGGACTTCTTTCTCGATGCAAGTGATGCATCCGAGAACAAGAAACGGTTCACCGAAAGTCTGTTTCGTCATGCTCGCGATATGGTCGGCGGTTTGCCAAGCAAGGCACGCGAGATGTACGAACTACGTTACGGACCGCTCGCACGAAAGATGCTTGACGATGCAGCGGCATCACGTGATTGGCGAGTCGTCACAGAGGTTCGTCGCAAGTACTTTCACACCGATGCAGGTTACGATGCGACGTTGTTATTGGCGAAGCGTGAATTCTATGCCGGCCATGCATTGGCCGCGTCGCTATTGCTTGATGACATTGTCGATGTCCCCGCAGCCATCTCACGACTAGGTGAATCAGTCAAGCTGTTCGATGCAGCGGCTCGCCATATTTCGGGACGTGACGTGGCCGAGGTTTCACTGCGTGGAACCTCGATCACGGTCAACGGAGAATCGGAACCACTTCCGGACAGTGACGAGTTAGCGGCTTGGATCGAACAACGTTTTGGCTCGGGCGAGTCGGTCGATCGTAGCGACGCGGACTATTCCATTTTCGGTGGTGAGCCCAGTCGCAACGAACTCAGCCAGGGCGAGATGCCGCTTGAGAACGAACGCTGGATGCTCGACACGACAGCGAGTCCCCGACAAGGGCGTACGCTTCGTGAAATCGCATCCAACCTATCGATCTCTGGCAAATTGCCGCCTCCGAGTTGGACGCCGATTCGCGTCGGCAATCAGTTGTTGATGCGGACCACCGAGCGGCTTGTCGGTGTGGACTACCTCAGCGGCAAACGAGTGTGGATGTACCCATGGTTCTCCGCGCAGCAAAGTCATCACTCGACGGAGATCGATTTTGACGCCATCCCAGGCGAGGACGACGCAGCCGATTTATTGACCCAACGGGTCTGGAACGATTTGCCCTACGGCGAAATCAGCAGCGATGGAACGCGTGTGTTCATGGTCGACGATCTCGGTCAAGTCGAGATGGCATCGTTCAGTCCGATCATGGGAATGCGAGGCACTCGGCCGACCGACAGCAGTTCAAACACGTTGGTTGCGCTCGATCTGGCAACCGAAGGTAAATTGCTGTGGCGATTAGGCAAAGGCGAAGACACCGCGTCCACCCTAAGCGATGCGTTCTTCCTAGGGCCCCCGTTACCGCTGGACGGACGACTGTACACGATTGTCGAAATCGCTGGCGACATCCTATTGGTGTGTCTCGAACCGGCGACGGGTGAAGAACTGTGGCGCCAACATCTCGTCGCGGTGGAAACCGGAGGCATCGAGACCGATCCGATTCGCCGCGTTGCGGGGGCCACCCCCACGTTTCATGAAGGTGTATTGATCTGTCCGACGGGAGCCGGCGCGATGGTCGCCATCGATTTGGCCGACCGCATGCTTCGCTGGGGCGTCGTCTTTAATCGCAACGATGAATTCGCTCGCAGCATGAGCGGACGCGGACGGGGCGTCGAAACAGTGCCGCTAATGCAGCGATGGCACAACGGAGCCCCAATCGCGTCGGGCCAGTCGTTGTTGGTCACCCCGATCGAATCGGATCGTTTGATCGGTTTGGATGTGATCAGCGGCGAGTCGTTATTCCCAGAGAAAAACCGGATCACGATGCGATATTTGGCGGGCATTCGCGACGGCAAATTCTTTTTGGTCGGGACCAATCAAATCAGTGCCTACGATTTGAAGACGGGCAACAATTTATGGACATCCAATTCGGATCTGCTTTCGGTTGGCCAGACGATTTCGGGCCGGGGGGTGTTTGGCGAGGATTTCTATCTGCTTCCCACCTCATCGAATGAAATCATCAAAGTCTCGCTCGAGGATGGCACGGTACTGGGACGCCGCATGCTGCGGTTCCAGTTGGGGAACCTTGTTGCGGCCCAAGGCGAGCTGATGTCACAAGGAGCCACTTCGATTGCGGTGGCTTATGGTGAAGCGTCGCTTGAACCCAAAATTGAACAAGCGCTTCGCCGCAACCCCGAAGACATCCAAGCACTCATTCACAAAGCGGAACTTTTGATCCAGCGAGGTCAGCGTGATGAAGCGTTGGATTTACTGGCAAAGGCACGTGTGCAAGAACCGGACAACGACACCGCGTTGATGTTGTCGGTTGCCGCGATGCTCGATTCGCTACGAGAATCGCCCGAGGTCGACGGCGAGCTGGTCGAAACGCTGGACCAGTTGATCTACCAACCTGAACAGCGAGTCGAGCTGCTGGCGCTTCGCGTGCGGGCCGCGTTGCAAAACAATCAGCATCTGGACGCGGCGAAATACATGCTGAAATTGTCCGACGTGGTGACGATGGAACCCGCCAGCAAGGATGCGGCCAATCGCATTGTTTCGGATGTCACTCGGCAATGTTCACTGGACGCTTGGCTGGCGGCACGCTCGGCCGAATTGGCAAGTCGGATGGACGAATCCGAACGGGCCAGTATCAACGAATTGTTCAAAGAAACGTTTGCCGAAAAACAGCACAGTCCCAACAATTTGTTATGGCAGCTAATTCAGCAGTTTGGGCCGTTGCCAGCCAGCGATCTGATTCGCAACGAATTATCCAGCCGATTGGAAAAGGACCAAGAATGGCTTCGTGCGTACAGCCTGCAGCTGGGCAGCCGCTATGCCACCGAAGAACAACTCAAAACGTTGCCCACCGAGCGGTTGTTCCATTTAGCCAAGATTCACTCGCTGAGCGGTTACGCCGAAGACGCGTTGCACATGATCAACCTGCTGCGAGAGCGGAAGGATGGCCCCGACGCCGAATCGCTCGATCAAATCGAAGCGGCCACGCGGCCGCTCGTCAAAACGCACACTTGGCCTGATACCGCCACGTTGAAGTGGGAACCACGACCGAGTCGCATGCGAGCGACGATGGCACTGAACCAACAGGTATCGGAAACCAAGATTCTTGCCGGCCGAGAGTTTCAAGGTTGGCGGTTAGTCAGCGAAGGTGCCTTTGCCTTGGCACTGCGAAATCCGCAGGGCTACCCTCGTGGGATTCCGCTGGACCTCGAAAACCGGCAGCGTGACATGGGGCAAAACGAAGCGATGATCGCTGGCGGAGTGATGATTGTGGTGACGCCCAACGCGTTGGTTGCGGTGGACTTGCACCGCTTGGACAGTCAAGCGAATGAATCGGTGCTGTGGCGACATAGTCTCAGCAGCGATGATTCACCACTTCTAAAACGCCGGAGCAATCCGACTCGATTTGGCGATCAAGTCTTTCAATACTTGATCAACGGCGCGAGTGCGAGAAACCTAGTTCCCACGTTTGACCTTGGCCCCATCCTTGGCGACCGTGTGTTAGCGCTACAGGGCGGCGAACTGATGTCGTTGGATCTATTGAGCAAAGAAACCCAGTGGCGAAATTCGGACGCTCCGATCAGCGGAGTAGTTCTATCCGATGGCAACGAAGTCGCAGTCGTCTCGGATAGCGAAAAGAAAGTCGTGTTTTTCAACCTGCATGATGGGGCGAAACTGCGTGAAACCGCGTGGGAACACGGACAAATTTGGTCGTCGATCGGCGAGCATGTACTCAGTTATTTGCCGACGGGCACCTCGCGTGAGTATGAGATTCGCTTGTTCAATCCGTTTACGAACAAAGTCAAACTGAGTAAACGTGCCAACGAAGCGAACCGAACCAACGAGAACATTCCGGCATCGTATGGCCGGTTGGTCGGTGGTCGCTACTTGACGCTATTGGACACCGAAGGGAACGCGGCGATCTGGGACCTGATCTCGGCAGAGGAAATCAGCAGTCTCACATTGCCCGCGTACCCAGACCTAATTGGGCTGCATGCCATGGTGTTGGAGGACAAATGTTTCTTGCTGCCGATGCGTCGCCCTCAAACCAGCGATGTGCCGCCAACATCCCAGCTGCACACACGTCAAGGCAACGATCATGAAACGACGGATGCGATCTTTGCGATCTCGCTGAATGACGGAAAATCATTGTGGCAGAAGGAGTTCGAAGAGCCTTGGGGATGCACGATCCATCAACCTGACGCGACGCCGGTGGTGCTGCTGACTCGAGGTCGATCGATTTTCCCCAACCCACGCGTACGAACGCGAACGCTTGATTTCTTGGCTCTGGATGTGGATGATGGCCATGAAGTCAACTCGGTGATAGGGAAAGATGTTCCCAGCCACACCAATGAATTAGAGACGCAAACGAAATTGCCACCTGGTCAAGATTTGATGATTGTTGATATCGGGATCGAGAAGTTGCAACTAAACTTTGATCCCAAGGATGACGTGGATGACCAATCCGATGTCGCCCCAGGCGATTCACCGCTTCGCGAAGAAGACGATCCATCGTAA
- the rplR gene encoding 50S ribosomal protein L18 codes for MDKNKKLQKKRLRRRQHVRNKLRGSADHPRLCVQRSLKHFSCQLVDDDAGKTIASASTRDKSVRESVSNGGNSDAAAMIGKLIAERATSAGVTAVKLDRGHNKYHGRVKAFATAAREAGLQF; via the coding sequence ATGGACAAGAACAAGAAACTTCAAAAGAAACGACTACGTCGACGCCAACACGTCCGCAACAAATTGCGCGGCAGTGCGGATCATCCTCGACTATGCGTTCAACGATCGCTGAAGCATTTCAGTTGCCAATTGGTCGACGACGATGCAGGCAAGACAATTGCTAGTGCGAGCACTCGTGACAAATCGGTTCGCGAAAGTGTCAGCAATGGCGGAAACAGCGACGCGGCTGCGATGATCGGCAAATTGATTGCCGAACGTGCTACGTCGGCTGGCGTTACAGCGGTCAAACTTGATCGCGGTCATAACAAGTATCACGGACGTGTTAAAGCATTTGCTACAGCGGCGCGTGAAGCTGGACTGCAGTTCTAA
- the secY gene encoding preprotein translocase subunit SecY, producing MFEKLRIIFSIPELRKKVLLTIGLLAVYRIGFHIPLPMIATNMGDAAGGAASDFFEKVSVFAASDLRQATIFGLGIMPYISASIIFQLLGSVYKPLEELKKEGEAGRKKLNEYTRYLTVFICVIQSYMYLKFMLMAGGSTGYGNINPNFLNADATGLYFGWQIVAVLVMTCGTVFLMWLGEQIDEYGIGNGISLLIMAGILAQMPKALYELIRNMKTELTGLSRGQVGIETLILLVLLFVGVVFGVVFITLGQRKIPTQSAKFTRGRRVYGGTRQHLPLRINQAGVMPIIFASSLLMIPGVMFGFLAGRFESGGSVFNVMNLFSLTLSDQTSYIFNLLYVALIFFFCFFWTAITFNPKEMSDNLRDSGTFIPGYRPGKRTTDYLEKVMVRITYVGAAFLSIVAIVPTIVYGSLGVPYSIAGFYGGTGLLIAVSVAFDLVQKIDSHLVMRNYRGLLEGAGGGVSPVV from the coding sequence ATGTTTGAGAAACTACGAATCATTTTTTCGATTCCTGAGCTTCGCAAGAAGGTTCTGCTCACGATCGGCCTGTTGGCGGTCTATCGAATCGGGTTCCACATTCCGTTGCCGATGATCGCGACCAATATGGGCGATGCAGCGGGTGGGGCGGCGTCGGACTTTTTTGAAAAAGTCAGCGTGTTCGCAGCCAGCGACCTTCGTCAAGCGACGATCTTTGGTCTCGGAATCATGCCCTACATTTCGGCATCGATTATCTTCCAACTGCTCGGCAGCGTCTACAAACCGCTCGAAGAGTTAAAGAAGGAAGGCGAAGCAGGCCGCAAGAAGCTGAACGAATACACGCGTTACTTGACGGTATTCATCTGTGTTATCCAGAGCTACATGTACCTGAAATTCATGTTGATGGCCGGCGGTAGCACCGGGTATGGCAATATCAATCCAAACTTTCTAAACGCCGATGCCACAGGCTTGTACTTTGGTTGGCAGATCGTCGCCGTTTTGGTGATGACCTGCGGAACCGTGTTCCTGATGTGGTTGGGCGAACAGATCGACGAATACGGAATCGGCAACGGGATCAGTTTGCTGATCATGGCAGGCATCTTGGCCCAAATGCCAAAGGCTCTATACGAGTTGATCCGTAACATGAAGACCGAGCTGACCGGTTTGAGCCGCGGCCAGGTTGGTATCGAAACATTGATCTTGTTGGTGCTGTTGTTTGTCGGTGTGGTCTTTGGCGTCGTGTTTATCACGCTGGGGCAACGCAAGATTCCGACGCAGTCCGCAAAATTCACCCGCGGTCGCCGCGTCTACGGCGGAACTCGCCAACACTTGCCGCTGCGAATTAACCAAGCCGGCGTGATGCCGATTATTTTCGCAAGCAGCTTGCTGATGATCCCAGGCGTGATGTTTGGTTTCCTGGCGGGTCGCTTTGAAAGCGGCGGCAGCGTGTTTAACGTGATGAATCTGTTCAGTTTGACCTTGAGTGATCAGACGTCGTACATCTTCAACTTGCTGTATGTCGCACTGATCTTCTTCTTCTGTTTCTTCTGGACGGCAATCACGTTCAATCCGAAAGAGATGTCGGACAACTTGCGAGACAGCGGAACGTTTATTCCGGGATACCGGCCGGGTAAACGAACCACCGATTACCTCGAAAAGGTCATGGTGCGAATCACCTATGTCGGCGCAGCGTTCCTTTCGATTGTGGCTATCGTTCCGACGATTGTTTATGGATCGCTTGGCGTGCCGTATTCGATCGCTGGTTTCTACGGTGGTACCGGACTGCTGATCGCCGTTAGCGTCGCGTTTGACCTGGTGCAAAAGATCGACTCGCACTTGGTCATGCGAAACTACCGTGGTTTGCTCGAAGGAGCCGGTGGCGGCGTATCGCCAGTGGTATAG
- a CDS encoding adenylate kinase has translation MRIVFIGPPGAGKGTQCKRLTQMLEIPHLSTGEMLRGTRKESALGRIVSGYIDGGRLAPDYLVMRIVNKRLLESDCQCGCLFDGFPRTLNQAQMLDEQLAIKNNRVDLVLDLRVGQEELVSRLLKRASIENRADDNAETISARLRVFFTQTAPLLDYYKGQGIVRHIDGTRSPDEVFAQIRSCVQATKPKHG, from the coding sequence ATGCGGATCGTCTTTATCGGACCGCCCGGCGCTGGAAAGGGAACTCAGTGCAAGCGGCTAACGCAAATGCTTGAGATCCCGCATCTGTCGACCGGAGAAATGTTGCGGGGGACTCGAAAAGAGTCCGCGCTGGGACGGATCGTATCCGGATACATCGACGGCGGCCGGTTGGCTCCGGATTATCTGGTGATGCGAATCGTCAACAAGCGATTGTTGGAAAGCGATTGTCAGTGCGGCTGCCTGTTTGACGGATTTCCGCGAACCCTAAATCAGGCTCAGATGCTTGATGAGCAGCTGGCGATCAAGAATAACCGTGTCGACCTGGTGCTCGATCTGCGGGTTGGCCAGGAAGAGCTGGTATCGCGTCTTTTAAAACGAGCAAGCATCGAGAATCGGGCGGACGACAACGCGGAAACCATCTCGGCTCGGTTGAGAGTCTTCTTTACGCAAACAGCACCGCTGTTGGATTACTACAAAGGCCAAGGAATCGTGCGGCACATCGACGGCACCCGGTCGCCGGACGAGGTGTTTGCTCAAATCCGCTCGTGCGTGCAGGCGACCAAGCCGAAGCACGGCTAG
- a CDS encoding type Z 30S ribosomal protein S14 gives MASKSKIAKAARKPKFSTRQENRCKFCGRPRSVYRKFGLCRICFRENANIGLIPGVRKASW, from the coding sequence GTGGCAAGTAAATCAAAAATCGCGAAGGCCGCCCGAAAGCCAAAATTTAGCACTCGACAAGAGAATCGCTGCAAATTTTGCGGCCGACCTCGATCGGTGTATCGCAAGTTTGGTTTGTGCAGAATCTGTTTTCGCGAAAATGCCAACATTGGGTTGATCCCAGGCGTTCGCAAGGCCAGTTGGTAA
- the rpsH gene encoding 30S ribosomal protein S8: MMTDPIADMLTRIRNAVRVEKPYVDIPTSRVKRGIADVLKREGFIWDWKEVDEENPSPTLRLELKYGPNGERVIQSIKRISKPGRRLYSHSKELRPVLGGMGISIISSSKGVISDREARRDKVGGEVLCEVS, encoded by the coding sequence ATGATGACAGACCCAATTGCCGACATGCTGACACGAATTCGCAACGCAGTACGCGTTGAGAAGCCGTATGTGGACATCCCAACAAGCCGCGTCAAGCGTGGTATTGCGGACGTCCTCAAACGCGAAGGATTCATCTGGGATTGGAAGGAAGTGGACGAAGAGAATCCTTCGCCAACCCTTCGCCTAGAACTGAAGTACGGCCCCAACGGCGAACGCGTGATCCAATCGATCAAGCGAATCAGCAAGCCTGGTCGCCGGCTTTACAGCCACAGCAAAGAATTGCGTCCGGTACTCGGAGGGATGGGCATTAGCATCATCAGTTCCAGTAAAGGCGTGATCAGCGATCGTGAAGCTCGTCGCGACAAGGTCGGCGGCGAAGTGCTTTGCGAAGTATCCTAA
- the rplN gene encoding 50S ribosomal protein L14: MIQQESRLEVADNTGARQVMCIKVLGGTRRRFAGVGDVIICSVKSVIPGSEVKKKAIVRAVIVRTKTPTRRPDGSYIKFDSNAVVLIDKDKAPRGTRIFGAVARELRDRSFMKIVSLANEVV, translated from the coding sequence ATGATCCAACAAGAATCCCGTCTCGAAGTTGCCGACAACACCGGTGCTCGACAAGTGATGTGCATCAAAGTACTCGGAGGCACCCGCCGCCGTTTCGCTGGTGTCGGTGATGTGATTATCTGCAGCGTCAAAAGCGTGATTCCTGGCAGCGAAGTCAAGAAAAAGGCGATTGTACGTGCGGTAATCGTTCGCACCAAAACGCCAACGCGTCGCCCCGACGGCAGCTACATCAAGTTCGATTCCAATGCAGTCGTGTTGATCGATAAAGATAAAGCGCCTCGTGGAACACGTATCTTTGGTGCGGTGGCTCGCGAACTTCGCGACCGAAGCTTCATGAAGATTGTTAGTTTGGCGAACGAAGTGGTTTAG
- the rplF gene encoding 50S ribosomal protein L6 encodes MSRIGKKPVEIVNGAKVAVNGNVIEVEGPKGKLTFEHRDEVTVTVNEDAKEVVVTRDNDERTSRELHGLTRAIIRNMIEGVTKGYEKKLEIVGVGYLAAIKGDVLQLRVGYANELHRKIPSDLQVTCPDQTHIVIQGCDKQSVGQFAAEVRACRTPEPYKGKGVRYQGEYVKIKPGKSATK; translated from the coding sequence ATGAGCCGTATCGGAAAAAAGCCGGTTGAAATCGTCAATGGCGCGAAAGTCGCTGTTAACGGCAACGTCATCGAAGTCGAAGGCCCCAAAGGCAAGTTGACGTTCGAACATCGCGACGAAGTGACCGTCACCGTCAACGAAGACGCCAAAGAAGTGGTCGTCACGCGTGACAACGACGAGCGAACCTCGCGTGAATTGCACGGGCTGACCCGTGCGATCATCAGAAACATGATCGAAGGCGTGACCAAGGGTTACGAGAAGAAGCTCGAGATCGTCGGTGTCGGTTATTTGGCTGCCATCAAGGGCGACGTGTTGCAATTGCGTGTTGGTTACGCCAACGAATTGCATCGCAAGATCCCCAGCGATTTGCAAGTCACATGCCCTGACCAAACGCATATCGTGATCCAAGGTTGTGACAAGCAAAGCGTCGGCCAATTTGCTGCCGAAGTGCGAGCATGCCGTACACCTGAACCTTACAAGGGCAAGGGCGTGCGTTACCAAGGCGAATACGTCAAGATCAAGCCTGGTAAGTCGGCTACGAAGTAG
- the rplE gene encoding 50S ribosomal protein L5, which produces MADSKPRMQVRYEETVRKALVEKHSYANPHQVPRIEKITLNMGVGAATGDKKVLDLAVDAMTEIAGQKPVLTLARKSIAGFRLREGMPIGCMVTLRRQRMYEFLDRLISIVLPRVRDFRGINRNAFDGRGNYTLGLSEQLVFSELNPDKFTRPQGMNITIVTSARTNDEARDLLAEFGMPFKAEKKKKTDAA; this is translated from the coding sequence ATGGCTGATTCCAAACCACGAATGCAAGTTCGCTATGAAGAGACCGTACGCAAAGCGTTGGTCGAAAAGCATAGCTACGCGAACCCTCACCAAGTCCCACGTATCGAAAAGATCACGTTGAACATGGGTGTTGGAGCTGCAACCGGCGACAAGAAGGTTCTCGATTTGGCAGTGGACGCCATGACGGAGATCGCAGGTCAAAAACCTGTGCTCACGCTGGCTCGCAAATCGATCGCGGGTTTCCGTTTGCGTGAAGGCATGCCAATCGGATGCATGGTCACGTTGCGTCGCCAACGAATGTACGAATTCCTCGATCGTTTGATCTCGATCGTGTTGCCACGAGTCCGTGACTTTCGCGGGATCAACCGTAACGCATTCGATGGCCGTGGAAACTACACACTCGGGTTGAGCGAGCAGTTGGTGTTCTCGGAGTTGAACCCCGACAAGTTCACTCGCCCGCAAGGGATGAATATCACGATCGTCACATCGGCACGTACGAATGACGAAGCTCGTGACTTGTTGGCCGAGTTCGGCATGCCGTTCAAAGCTGAGAAGAAGAAAAAGACAGACGCAGCTTAG
- the rpsE gene encoding 30S ribosomal protein S5 produces the protein MSNGPRNKRNSGEENHLGDLLDRVVKIKRCAAVVKGGRRFSFAAMVVVGDGKGKVGWGYGKANEVPPSVQKAQKQASNSLIEVPLVEGSIPHQVWGQFGAAKVVLIPAGAGTGIIAGQAVRAVCEASGIHDILTKSYGTNNPVTLVKATIDALSKLRTREQIAALRGVELDELTV, from the coding sequence ATTAGTAACGGACCACGAAACAAGCGTAATTCGGGCGAAGAAAATCATCTCGGTGATTTGCTGGATCGCGTCGTCAAGATCAAGCGTTGTGCTGCCGTTGTGAAAGGTGGTCGACGTTTCAGTTTTGCGGCGATGGTCGTTGTCGGCGACGGCAAAGGCAAAGTTGGCTGGGGCTACGGCAAAGCCAACGAGGTTCCTCCAAGCGTGCAGAAGGCTCAAAAGCAAGCTAGCAACAGCTTGATCGAAGTTCCGCTTGTCGAAGGCAGCATCCCTCATCAAGTTTGGGGCCAATTCGGCGCTGCCAAGGTGGTTCTGATCCCCGCGGGTGCTGGTACCGGTATCATCGCCGGCCAAGCCGTCCGTGCGGTTTGCGAAGCCTCGGGAATCCACGACATTTTGACAAAGTCGTACGGCACCAATAATCCAGTCACCTTGGTCAAAGCGACCATTGACGCACTTTCCAAGCTGCGTACTCGCGAGCAAATCGCTGCTCTGCGAGGCGTGGAACTCGACGAATTGACCGTATAA
- the rplO gene encoding 50S ribosomal protein L15, with amino-acid sequence MNLNDVHRGITKHRNRKRIGRGPGSGTGKTSGRGHKGHKSRSGYSRKPNFQGGAMPMFRRIPKRGFNNRFATSVFAVNVGRLNDTFEDGTEVTLQLLAEKDLAKGTFDEVKILGDGELTKKLTVSAHRFSKSAEEKITAAGGTVNKLVARRAPEERVADLKKQAAAKA; translated from the coding sequence ATGAACCTTAACGACGTGCACCGCGGGATAACCAAGCACCGCAACCGAAAACGAATTGGTCGTGGACCTGGTAGTGGTACTGGTAAAACCTCCGGTCGTGGCCACAAGGGACACAAGAGCCGCAGCGGTTACAGCCGCAAGCCCAACTTCCAGGGCGGTGCGATGCCAATGTTCCGTCGTATTCCAAAGCGTGGTTTCAACAACCGCTTTGCTACCTCGGTTTTCGCTGTCAATGTCGGCCGCTTGAATGACACATTCGAAGACGGCACCGAGGTCACGCTGCAGTTGTTGGCCGAAAAGGACCTTGCCAAGGGCACCTTTGACGAAGTCAAGATCTTGGGCGATGGCGAATTGACCAAGAAGCTGACCGTTTCGGCTCACCGCTTCAGCAAGTCGGCCGAAGAAAAAATCACCGCAGCCGGCGGCACGGTCAACAAATTGGTTGCCAGGCGGGCTCCGGAAGAACGCGTCGCCGACTTGAAGAAGCAAGCCGCTGCGAAAGCGTAA